taacaaaacaatacagGGTGGGATATTCCTCTTATATCTACGACCAAGTCCACGATAGCATATGAATCATATAGGGATATCGTACTCATTCTATCTTCTAAGAATGGTTATATACAATGTAAGTTTATACCAATGTTTTCACGGACGAAATCGCGAGGGATCAGTGtgcttagtgggagttttcaatatttttatactgttactatcgcgttaacgtaaacgcgaatttatatggaattgaaacagttgtgcagtagtgccactagatgacgAAAATTCGCGcatgatagtaacagtatcaaactgccactaggccctcagttagttgaaaataaaaacatgacgATATTTGTTCTGTTTCAGCCCGATGGTGGAGATGGCGTAGAAACTTTAGTCAGTGCTGAACCTAACGattgaataaaacaaattaaaaaaaacgtaaaatacaGACAAACTGCTTAACCACGCAGAATAGTTACTCTGTCGCAATTACTACGTCACACCCCGCACATCTATATTAGACTCGAGCGTGAGGAGAAGTTAGGCGGTTTGTCTTAaacatacaatttataaaatttgacgttgcttgaataatatattagtaaaattaaaattatgtaaaagaaaataatattaatttaatataaatctttTCTTTATTCCTTGTTCTGTTTAACtatgaaaaaaaatgataaaaaatgttttgtcaATACATTAAAACGATATATTTAATGGGTAAGTTTACAATTTATCAgggatttatcaaaataaagaattttcttgTCCACACTTTTATTGTGTTGTTGCTCATAATATGGACGCACCTTTATTTAGATACGCGATTAATCGATAATAGCAAAAACCATAGAGTATAACCATACttattatctattaatctgtggtatagcctctatagtccacaactttaggctttttacacaacaatatcacttctcaaaaaggttcttttagggcgacacttttcgtttcgattcacatacattatatttttaataataaactttacggctctgggttctggTCCTTTTGTGCCCGcattcacaaacaataaattaattatctcggaccaataatagaaagacctgcctcgcaagacgttacctctctgtcaaagaatcaacgatatatttacctatatagagcggggcatttagaagtgtttTAGTTAGAATTTTAGTTTTGTTATTcttaacatgttagcccttgatttcagtctcacctgatggtaagtgatgatgcaatctaagatggacggtatgatttctacacgacatcataccggaacgctaaatcgcttagcggtacgttttgtaggtagggtggtaaccagccagacctggcccaattaagaaatcctcaatcggccggggatcgaacctaggacctccgtcttgtaaatccaccgctcgtaccagtgcgccacggaggtcgtcaaaaacataattataatttataataaatttgtaataaaaacaatatctaaaagaaaaatcgattctactcttctaacgaacgaacgaacagcaaaacatcgatccattaatttaacgttctgtgtacagattatattattcttgtcaaatattttcgaagagtgagtttacctcgtccccttcaaaaaacgacaggcaattttgtttctgcatttgggtgcgatttgatttccatgtctaattcgtctatgttaattattatatagagtttgcacaatgTTGGGCAAAATTTGCCCAAAAACGATAAACGACATAAAAATaaccttaaataccccaagcagacatgagtcacaaaccattttgaaaaacaaagatattaagatttatgggtattaaatgtgcatttataaaattaaataataactttaatgatttttataaatgtcgtattttcatatcaaaagaagatgttttcttttattttaatgtgaattttacctttcatttattgcagaattaccctatactatgattattttttttgattttgtgttattaagtgaaagaagatttgacatttcacagttcacacttcacagcacagaacactactttatttattgtctgtgactaatactcctacctcacagtattcgttaatgattcgttaactaaatccagtctgttgtgcgtattttcttcctttgtaatttttgttattttgttttgttctcgtttcgttgttgttgttaattattgtttatttgttgtttgtttttcgcgcgtatcttgtattatattattcttctattatattattatattattattctttattacctcatatcttcgaaaccgctgaacggatttacgtaattcagatatcgttagatttgttttaataagccaagtgttcttagataggtgaaattagaaaaaaccaacaagacgactgtgagatgctatagaatcgaggtgattttttttttttaatattgcaacatgggaatcaaattcaagggctttttgtgagaatttcaaaatggtatataatggccaacaaaaaactacaattagaaaaacgttaattattaattgtttatacataatacgcgaggcggacgactataaggtttatgaagtgtagttataaaacaccttatatagactaaattaaatatattgattataaaaatcgacatgtgcgagtcggattcgctcaccgagggttccgtagatttttttgaatatttacttatcctcggttggacgtagctatacattatcgtactttgtaacaaacgtaacaaataaatccaaaattcaccatctatctaactaaaaaataaattaattaaataaacaaataacccaactgcataaatgatacaaaaactgattaaactaaagtcgggacctattaaaaaatgtagacgaaaatcattctattcaatataataggtcccgactgttttctaattgttttctacacttctggactgagctttttttttcttcagtttttgtatcatataggcagtcggattttttatttgtttaattaattaatttattaattttatttactttagtacgaaaatgagtgaagcggagcctggtactagccggagcagttattccgcattgctatcgtttccgtcaccaaaaaagaaacgtacgaagcaaacacccttatcgtcctccgagaaaaccgttttgattaatgtgtttaaatatgtcgaggataccttatgcttgcttatacataataaaaaaacaaaactataagggttctttattgactacggaaccctgaatataagtgaaacattatctgttagataaataacaggatataggaatatagaataaaaaaaatatttgtttatcaaatcaagttttatttcatgacaatattcgtaaataatgctgtagtaaaatgttgagcacccctgagtcagctgtttttgtttatttacattgtttaaaatacctacccgatctgactatagaATCGTAAgtcaaagttattaaaatatttaatagtctgtgtcaaaaatcaaaaagtcATTTGTCGAGCTATGACATTTCTcgagtaggtaataaaaaaaaaaacgctttatttatttttgttttagtatccaaataattgttattggCGTAAATcgtttaaataattacattaatgTAAATAACGAGTTCCTACGTTACATTAGAACTTCGATTAACAGTATAATAAAGTCAAATAGCAGATTAGTAAGTCCAAAACCGTGATGTTTTTAGATTTATAACAACAAAAACATTTGAAATGCTCCCAATTGTGATGTATAACATGGAAGGGAGTTCAAACTTTCAACCGAATTCGTCATTATACGACGAAAGTGTCATACTTAATTGCGTTCGTAATCGTAAAAAGGTGTCGGAATTACCAAATTGTCCGGTCTGCAGTTGTACAGTGAGACAGGGGGAGTTAGAAAGCCATTTATCTTTAGAAATTGAACGTTTGAATAAACTATCTACCGGTGGTTCGAAAAGGAAGCTCAGTGCGAACAGTCCAGGGCCCAGTACTTCGAATCAAGTGCCCGGTTCGTCCGCATCTACTTCTATATCTGAAATGCTAGACGCTGAAGATGTCGACGTCACTGGCTGTTTTGGAAGTGGTGTCTAtcaggtaaaattaaaaatgtaaacaaacttTTTGTAAGCTTTTGCGAACTTAAAAATTCAAACgcgaaattcaaattcaaaattaacgCGTTCagattcgaaattcaaatttttttttatgtaaacaaagttTTTGTAGGCGAACGCAAAGGTAAACACTAAAATTCAAACGCCAAATTCTAAATTAATGGGTTCAGATTCGaaattcaaacttttttttatgtcaaCAAAGTTTTTGTAGGCAAATGCAAAGGCAAACGTTAAAATTCAAACGCCAAATTCTAAATTAATAGGTTCagattcgaaattcaaattttttttatgtaaacaaaggTCACAAATGCTTTTTTGCTCAAAAAGCAAAAAGTACACCGGTATACCAAAGCAGTCACATTaaaagctgtatttttttagtattactTTTTACTGTTACCAACGAtcttatcaaacaaacaaagcaacCATAAGTCTTCAATATTTTCCTGTCCGTTGGGGACAAaagatgaattgaaaatgtcgtTAAATGTTGTAGCATACTTTTTTTGATTAAGTAATGTTTTCAGTactaaagtagaattatcaagtttttttagaTACACAGATCATAGAGAGTGAGTCTtcacaagcagcgtggtgaagccagtgaaacccataagaaaaaaatctaacatcacgcgtctccttgacatctgtATATagaaatttttttcataatttgttttttaaaaaacaaaaaaaaaattacgccatttttcttctttcaataatattgaaagtaacTAATGCAACGCTTCATGTCGtgctgactcgagaatgtattagcgGTTCAACACTGTTGTGtaccgtgcgctccatctgcctattattcttaatgTGTTTAGATATAACTAAATTGTCAAGTGCTTAGGGTAGGCCAAGCCAGGGAAAGCCATTCCCTTCATGTTGGCATTAAAGACTGAAGACTGGGATTGTATAAATTTCCAGAGGGTGCATGCAAATCGGCTCAAACGTCTGCGTGCCCGACGACGAAGCTCCCCTCCCCCACAGGCGACGCAGGGCGAGTGCCCCATTTGCAACGCCACGCTGCCCGTGTCCAGGCTGCAGAGACATGCGCTGCGCTGCCTGAAGCGGACCGGTGCGGAGATGGACAATGATGTGCCGGATACCAGCTCTGAGGAGGGCAGCATAGATGTTGAGGTGTGGGCACTATTGTCATTGCTTGTAAAATACATAACGGTACGTTTACACGCTTGCCAAGCCTTGGCAAACTGCAAACAGTCTCAAGCCTCCAC
The DNA window shown above is from Bicyclus anynana chromosome 27, ilBicAnyn1.1, whole genome shotgun sequence and carries:
- the LOC112051235 gene encoding E3 ubiquitin-protein ligase Rnf220; amino-acid sequence: MLPIVMYNMEGSSNFQPNSSLYDESVILNCVRNRKKVSELPNCPVCSCTVRQGELESHLSLEIERLNKLSTGGSKRKLSANSPGPSTSNQVPGSSASTSISEMLDAEDVDVTGCFGSGVYQRVHANRLKRLRARRRSSPPPQATQGECPICNATLPVSRLQRHALRCLKRTGAEMDNDVPDTSSEEGSIDVENDEPRGFGAEYDWCGARVRAAALQDSDLRAGTWVRRASTDHALVVDGDEDTLLFGPPQYSPSRIAPDAEISMDTQSDEAERDTHHEVDKCDEKPNGLVEASAETRIQALKSKIKDMERKQNSSLEAKCLICLCQYTSPTVSIQCWHVYCEVCWLQSLRAKKICPQCNAITTAAHLRRIYM